The DNA region CCCGGCACAAAACCGAGCAAATTCTTTAAAATTTTAACATACTTTCTGTTGGGTGATATATAAAGCTTGTAGAACCGACTTATAGGCATCAAACCACAATTAATCTTCGTACTTTTTAAATATTACAGAAGCATTGTGTCCGCCAAAACCAAATCCATTGCTTTGCACTATATTAATATCGCGTTTTTGAGCGGTATTGAAAGTGAAATTGATCTTAGGATCAAAAGCCGGATCATCCGTAAAGTGATTAATGGTTGGAGGGATGATACCATGTTTTAATGCCAGTATCGACGCAATAGCTTCAACCGCGCCGGCAGCACCAAGTAAATGGCCTGTCATTGATTTGGTTGAGCTAATATTGATACGGTAAATATCATCACCAAACACATCCTGTATTGCTTTAATTTCCTGCGGATCACCGATTGGGGTTGATGTGCCGTGAACGTTCACATAATCAATATCGGCAGGGCTAAGGTTGGCATCTTCGAGAGCAGCGCGCATTACAAACGCGGCACCTAAGCCATCGGGATGAGGTGCTGTCATGTGATAGGCATCGGCGCTCATGCCGCCACCCACCATTTCGGCGTATATTTTAGCGCCGCGGGCTTTTGCATGCTCTAACTCCTCTAAAATGATAGTACCTGCTCCTTCACCGGCCACAAAACCATCCCTGTCCAGATCAAACGGACGTGATGCCGTTGCCGGATCATCGTTTCGGGTTGATAATGCGTGCATGGCGTTAAAACCACCTATGCCGGCTTCGTTGATAATGGCTTCAGAACCACCGCTGATGAACATGTTAGCTTTGCCCAAACGGATATAATTAAATGAATCTATCAGGGAATTATTTGATGAAGCACATGCCGAAACAGTAGTGAAGTTGGGGCCGCGCAAACCATATTTAATAGATATATGGCCGGGGGCTATATCAGCAATCATTTTAGGGATGAAGAACGGGTTAAAACGCGGAGAGCCATCACCTTTGGCAAAGGCTGTCACCTCGTCGAGGAAAGTTTTTAACCCCCCAATACCCGAGCCCCAGATAACGCCAATACGGCTGGTATCCAGTTTTGAAAAATCTAATCCTGCGTCTTTTACGGCTTCTTCGGTTGAAAATAAGGCGTATTGTACAAAAGGATCCAATTTGCGGGCGTCTTTACGGCCCAAAAAACCATCCGCGTCAAAGTCTTTTACTTCGCAAGCGAACTTAGTTTTGAATTTTTCGGTATCAAAACTTTTAATCAAGGCAGCGCCACTTACTCCATTGATCAGTCCGTTCCAATAGTCTGAAACAGTGTTACCAATAGGAGTAAGTGCTCCAAGCCCGGTTACTACAACTCTTTTAAACTCCATTTAATCCAGTTAAGGAGTTTTATTTAACGTTTTTTTCAAGGTAAGCAACTGCCTGGCCAACAGTACCAATAGTTTCAGCCTGATCGTCAGGAATAGCCACGTTAAATTCTTTTTCAAACTCCATGATTAATTCCACGGTGTCTAACGAGTCGGCACCAAGATCATTGGTGAAACTCGCTTCTGGCGTAACTTCACTTTCGTCAACACCCAGTTTTTCTACGATAATAGCTTTTACTCTTGAAGCGATATCAGACATAGTCTTTATAGTTTAATGATTAATAAAAATTCAGTGCAAAGAAAAATAAATTCTGTCAATAAACAAATCTAAAACTTTTACAATATAAATCTCTAAACAAAATTTTATTGAAACGGTTTGTATTAGTAATTTTGACGGCGTAAAAGTAATGATTTTGAACAGGAAATTTTTAAAGTTTGAGATCGATTTTGATTTTGTGCTCATTGCAGTAACAAGCTCACTTAAAGATTACCGGGTTTGTTTTCTTATAAACAAGTACTTGAATTTTAATTTCGTAAAAACCGATGACCTGGAAGTAGATATTTACCCCGGGGCCGAGCCTGTTTTGTTTTCATTATACCGCTACAGTTGGGAAACCACCGAAACAGACTTCTTCTTTATAGGCAATAAAGGCTCAGATGGCTACCTGGTGCCTGAAATAAAAAGTGCCGACTATTTTTTAATGATCCGCAACTATATAGATGATAATGAGCTTGATATGATCATTTCATCGCTTAATAAAATACCAGAAATAGTTGCAGCTGTAAAGATTGACCCAAAAAAAATAAAATCACGGGAAAATCTTTTATTTTAGCGCCGAATTTAAAAAGATGTTGGTTTTACAATCATTAAATACCCTCCAGTTTTAACCCGAATAATATGGAACTATACTATAATCGTACAAAAATTGTTGCCACCATGGGGCCGGCATCAGCTAAAAAGGATGTTTTATTAGCGATGATCAAGGCAGGTGTCAACGTTTGCCGTCTTAATTTTTCGCACGGTAAGCCTGAAGATCATAAGGTAGTGATCGATCTTATCCGTGAAATTAACGAGCAATACAAAACCAACGTAGGTATCCTGGCCGATTTACAGGGCCCAAAGATCCGCATCGGGCTGGTAAAGGACGGCGGTATTCATTTAGTTAACGGAACGCACATTAAAATTACCACTCACGAATGCATTGGTAACGATGAGCAGATTTATATTACTTATGATACCTTCCCGCAGGATGTACAGGCAAACGAAATAATTTTGCTTGATGACGGTAAGCTGCAGTTAAGGGTTATTGAAACCAACAAAATTGATACAGTTATATGTGAGGTTGTTCACGGTGGTATTTTAACATCACGCAAGGGTGTTAACCTGCCTAACACCAAAGTGTCTATCCCAAGCTTAACCGAAGAAGACCTGATTAACCTTGAATTTGCCCTTAAACAGGATGTTGAATGGATCGGTCTTTCTTTTGTTCGCACAGGCGAGGATATTATTGACCTGAAACGTATTATAGCCCGCAACGGTTCGGCGGCTAAGGTGATTGCCAAAGTTGAAAAGCCGGAAGCTATTGAAAATATTGATGCCATTATTGCTGCTACAGATGGTGTAATGGTTGCCCGTGGTGACCTTGGTGTTGAAATGCCGCTTGAAGAAGTGCCATTGCTGCAAAAAATGATTGCCCGTAAATGCCGCGCTGCTTCAAAACCGGTTATCGTAGCTACCCAGATGCTGGAATCAATGATCACCACACCACGCCCAACCCGTGCCGAAGTGAACGACGTTGCCAACTCTGTACTTGACGGTGCCGATGCGGTGATGTTAAGCGGCGAAACATCAGTTGGTGAGTTCCCGGTTATTGTTATTGAAACTATGGCCAAAATTGTACGCAATGTTGAAGAATTAGGCTATCCGTTTAACGCTCCGAAGCAAGCAACAGTTAAAGACCCTTCTTCTCCGGATTTCCTGATCAATGCACTTTGCGAATCTGCCGTACATATTGCTGAGCAAAGCAATGCGGTAGGTATCGTTTCCATGACAACTTCAGGTTATACTGCATTTGAAATATCAAGCCACAGGCCTAAAGCCAGCACCTATATATTTACATCAAACAAGCAGCTATTGAATGCGCTTAGCCTTGTTTGGGGAGTGAGGGCGTATTATTATGATCAGTTGGAAAGCACTGATCAAACCATTGCCGATGTTAATGACACTCTTAAAGCCGAAGGCCTGATTAAAACAGGCGACGTAGTTGTTAACACCGCGTCTACCCCCATAATTAAACAGGGTAAAACTAATACGCTTAAATTAAGCGTTGTGGAATAAGGTTATTTAAAATCTTACTTTTAATGAAGAAGGCTCGCCGGGATAACTGGCGGGCTTTTTTGTTGGCGGGATATTTTAATCAAAATCATATATTCAAAAGGTAATTTATAAATCGCTATGTCTTTACCTTACAATCAGGCACTAAAAACTATTCTTGAACGCAGGCTTCATGAAAATTTGTTAGATGGATATTATGGAGGCGTTTTTAATCAGGATGGAGATAAGCTTTATGCACTAACCTGGGTAAAGCTCTCGTCTGTTGACTATGAAAATTATGAGTGGCATCATGAACAGCTAAACGGCTATTCATCAAGTTATCACGATTATGAAAAAACTAAGAAAATGGTGGATTTAAACTCATGGCAAAGCAAACCTCTTCGTGAATGTATTGATGAAGGCATTTACAAATATTTTTCAATATCATTTATCGGGATATGCTTTGAAGGCGAATGGTTTATCATGCCAAGTCTTGCCTTTTATGGAGATCAGTTGACCGAGCCTGAATTGAAAATGTATAAAGAGAGAGGTATTACTACAGGTGATATTTGGCAAAACGCCCTGTTTTATCCTGAAAAAGTGTATCAATTAGCAGGATACGAAAAAGCAGAGCTATTACCAACATCTATTGAGTTCAAAGACCAGCCATGGATGGTATCAATAATTAAACAGCAAAAGAAGGAACGCGTAAACATGGCCTATGTTCGGTATATTAATGAAGAGTTTTTAGAACCCTTTTTTAGTAAGTTAAAAATATCGGATCCTGAAAATTATCGGGAAGCCGTGCAGCTCAGGTACGGTTACTCAATGATTTTCCCTCAGCATAAAAAATACACATTATTTTGTGCTCATATCAAAAACAGCCAGGATAAGTGGCGGTTACAATATTTTTTATTTGAGAACCAATCCCGGAGGTTTTATAAATGGATTTATTTTAGCAATCCGGCAGAATGTGATTTTTCATTTGCTTACGGCGATCTGATCATTGACAACCTGAAGCAAATTTCCAGTTGGGATCAGGAAGGCTACCTTGATTCATCGTGCACCATGGATAACGAAATATTCTGGAGTGAATATGTTTTTAAGTTAACCGCTGATAACATCTATTTATATCTTGAGGAAATATCAATTATTTAATCCCTTCATAAAAAACAATGCCGGCTACCCGAAAGTAAACCGGCAAAGCACAATTAAAATCAGGCATAATTCAGGTTTAAGTTGAAAGGCTGATTTCTCTTGCTATCCTAAAAAATAAAAGGTAGATGCTTCTTCAAAATGAAATTTATCCGCGTTTATAAAACCTGTTTGAGCACCTGCTGCAGCGGTAGCGTTTTACCCGAAGCCGCGGAAGCAACAGTTTAACAATAGCGGCTCTTTTTATCCGGTCGCAAAATTTGTTTTTGCATCTCGGGCATATTGCATCAGGTGCTTTGCCGATAGTTGGTATTCTATCGGTTGGGTTGTTAAGGGTACGGAGATTATCCTCATTAAAAGTCACAGTCATTATATTAGGGGATGATTGTATCTCACAAAGCTGCCTAAAAGCGATATAATAAAACTGCCATTTAGCTTTATAAAACCGCCATTTGGGGCAAAAGTCATCTCCTGGAGATAAAAGATCCCCTAAAACTAAAAAGACAATTAAAAGATAATCAACCGTAAGGTTTAAAGCAACTCATTAACGTCGCGGCCATAATGCTCCTTAAACAATTTACCGAAGTACGCCGGGGTATCAAACCCCGCGGCATATGATACTTCGGCAATTGTGCGGTACCTGCCGCTTTCGATAGCTTCGCGTGCTATTTGCAATTTAATGGCGCGGATGTATTTATTAGGCGTAAGTCCGGTAATTGATTTTATGCGGCGAAACAATTGCCGCTCACTGATCGCCAGTTCATAGCTCAGGGCGGCAAGGGTAAGATCGGTTTTGCCGAATCCGGACTTTTCACGCAGCGGAGAATTTTTAGTACAGGTTCTATAGCGGGCCGGGATTGACTTTGAGCCCGTGCAGCACAACTGCATAAAATGATCACACAAAAAGGGATGATCCTTCGGAAAAGATGAATAGGGTAAATTGTAATAGGGGGGCATGATATTGAGGCCCAAATTACAATTTTATCGGCGCCCGGAATTACCTTACTTTGAAATAAATTTCCTTATAAACAATCTTTATCCAAAGTGTTTTTCAGCTTATCCGTTTTAAATCAATAGTTAAAATTGCCTGTTTGGTCGTTAATATTACACCATTAAAGCTATGCCAGCTTATGCTATAATTGATTACTTTAGCGGCTGATATCGTTATAAAATTGACCATGAAACACTACGGACTAATTGGTTTTCCGCTTTCTCATTCATTTTCAAAAAAGTTTTTTACCGAAAAATTCAAAACCGAAGGTATTACAGATGCAAGGTATGATCTTTATCCTATTGAGCATATCAAGGACCTGCAGAACCTGCTTGATGAACATCCGGATATTTGCGGTCTTAATGTAACCATTCCTCATAAAATAAACGTGCTGCCTTTTTTAGATTGGATAGAGCATGACGCCCGTACAGCCGGCGCCGTAAACTGTATCAGGGTGACTGCCGAAAGCCCGATTGAAGCCGCATTTTCGGGCGAGATAGGGGTTAAAGACCATGATTTCAGACTGGAAGGCTATAATACCGATATTTATGGGTTTGAGGAATCATTAAAGCCTTTAATTGGCGATGGCAATGATGACGCCCTGGTTTTGGGCGATGGAGGTGCCGCAAAAGCAGTAAAATGTGTACTGGAAAATTTAGGTATCACCTATAAAGTTGTTACCCGCAAGCCAACACACCATGCGGATAATATTTTGTTTAAAGATCTGCAGCCACACCATATCTTACAGCACAAACTTATCATCAATACAACTCCTTTGGGTACCCATCCTAATATTGATGAATGCCCGCCTATACCTTATGATTTTATTGGCGAAAATCATATTTTGTACGACCTGATCTATAATCCTGAAGAAACCCTGTTTTTAAAACATGGCCGCGAGCGCGGCGCGGTCACTAAAAATGGCTATGAAATGCTGGTTTTACAGGCCGAAAAATCGTGGGAGATCTGGAACTCAAAGGAGAAACATCCATGAAGTATGTAAGTTTACTGGCAGCGGCGCTATTGCTTTTGGCGGCATGCAGCGGCAATCATGATTACGCGCCTAAGCCCCGCGGCTACTATCGCATAGCGTTCCCAAAAAAAGAATACCAGGATTATGCTCCCGGTTGTCCGTATGCTTTTACATATCCCAAATATGCTATTATTGAACCGGATAAAAAGCGGGATGCCAAACCTTGCTGGATAAACATGCAGTTCCCGCGGTTTAATGCCACGCTGCATTTAAGCTATCAGCCCATCACCTCAAAAAAAGAGTTTAACCAACTGGTGGAGGATGCCCGCACCTTCGCCTTTAAACATACCGTAAAAGCCACATCCATTGACGAAGGCATCATCCATTATGCCGATAAGAAAGTTTATGGCATTTATTATACAATAGACGGCAATGCCGCTTCATCGGCGCAGTTTTTCCTTACAGATAGTGTGCATAATTATATACGGGGAGCGCTATATTTTAACACTGAACCCCGGCTCGACTCCATACAACCTGTGCTTAGTTTTATAAAGCAGGACATGGCGGTGATGATTAAAAGTTTTAAGTGGAAGTAGAAGCCAAAAGCCAGACAACAAGATAATAGAAGCAAGACTTTAAGAGCTGGATATTTTAACCATGCAAAATTGCTATATAGGTATTGAAATAGGCGGAACCAAACTGCAAATAGTTTTGGCCGATGATAGCTTTATTATCAACAGGACGTTTCGTTTTGCGGTAGACAGAGCGTTGGGCGCCGCAGGGATCAGGGGGCACATTGCCCAAACCATTACCAATATTTCAAAAGAGTATATCATTAAAGGGATAAGCATCGGTTTTGGCGGACCGGTTGACCGGGGGACGGGCAGTATTGCTAAGTCGCACCAGTTAAGCGGGTGGGACGCATTTAACATTTCGGGCTGGTTGAAGCAGGAGGTTAATGTACCGGTTATTTTGGAGAATGATGCTAATGTAGCTGCCCTTGGCGAGGCATTAAAAGGGGCCGGGCGTAATTATGAACATGTATTTTATGTAACTCTTGGCAGTGGAGCAGGCGCCGGAATGGTCATTAACGGCCAAATTTATCACGGGGCAAAACCCGGGGAAGCGGAGATAGGGCACATACGCCTTAACCGCGAAGGCCTTACGCTTGAAGATAGCTGCTCGGGCTGGGCGGTTGATAAAAAGATCCGTACAGTAATCGCTCAAAAGCCCGATGGTAAACTGGCCCAACTTTGTGCGGGTGTAAATGGGGGAGAAGCTAAAATATTACTGACCGCTTCGGAACAGGGAGATGCAGGTGCGCTGAAAATATTGAATGATACCGCTGCCGACCTGGGCTTCGGCTTATCACATGCTGTACATCTTTTTCACCCTGATATTATAGTGTTGGGCGGAGGCTTATCTTTATTGGGTGAGCCCTTGCGCATTCGGGTACAAGAGGCCATGCAAGCTAATACCATGACCCTGTTTTTACCTGGCCCAGAGGTTGTAATAGCCGAATTAGGCGAACTGGCAGTACCCGTTGGGGCAATTGAAAACCTGAGGAGGCATATAGGTTAATTCAATTTCCCTTCCGGATAGTTTCTCGCAATTTCAGAAAATCATTCCACCTGAATAGGCCTGTCTCTATAGTAACCATCCCGACCAGGATGAAAATAGGGTTTAGCTATCCCCTAAAACTTATTGTTCTGTTTCCGCCAAATTTACAAACACGCAGATGGATCTGTTGTTAATAATACAGCGGCGTAATACTGCTATTAATTAATAAACAATGAAACTCATCAAATTCAATAAAATAGGTACTGATATCCGGTTGCATACCGAAAGCCTTGCTCATATGGGGTTTAGGAAAATATTTGAAGGCATCGATCAGCTTAAAATAAAAAACGGCGTTGATAAACTCGGCCTTGAAGGTTTTATTAACCAGTGCGCTTGTCTTGCAGCAGGTTCGGGGGCTATGGCGGGCAGCGGGGGTATGTTTACTCTCGTAGCAGGGATTCCATTTGATTTCATCAATTTGATCACCCAGCAGTTTAGGGCTATTATGGGCATTATGTATTATTACCGGGGCACGTATGATAATGGGTTCGACGATTTCATGTCGTTAGTGGCAACATCAGTAAGGGTGGAAGCCGGCGTGGCTATCACCAAATCCATGATGGAAGGCATTGCCGAAAGGATGCTGATGATATTAGGCACCCGCACTGCCGAACGCCTGGTTCCGGTTGTAGGCGCGGTTATTGGCGGCACGGCAAATTACCTGTTTATTAAACGCATGGCCGAACAGGTGAAACGGATGCAAAAGGATTTTGTGGTTATTGAAGTAGGGTAGGACACCTAAGCGCAAAGCAGGCATATGCCTTTAACTTTAGGCTTTCAAAACTACAATGCTATCAGGTAATTCCAGATTGAACTAAGGGTTGATAATATACCTGAGTTGAATGAGTCCGCTTGAAAATTGCTCGGCACCAAGCAGTACCAGGTTAATGCGTTCTTTTATATTTGTAAAAAGTGGTTTTCCACTACCTAAAATTACCGGGTGTACTGACAGTAATAATTCAGAGATTAGATTTTTTTTGATAAACGCTTCAACAAGTTCTGCCCCGCCAAACAACCAGATATCGCGTCCCTCCTGGCTCCTGATTTCTTCGATCCTGTTTTTAAAATCAGCAGATCTCAGTATTTCAACATTATCAGCTTGCGGGTCATGAAGTGTATCCGAAAACACATACATTTTCATGGCAGCAAACATTTTTGGATCGGTACGCATGATCAGCTCATAACTTTTGCGCCCGATGAAGATGGCATCACAGGCTTTAAAAAAGTCGGTAAGGCCATAATCCTGGTCGTCAAAGCACCAGTCGTACTCACCATTAGGCCCCTCAATATAACTATCGAGACTAACAGCGACGTTTAAGATTATTTTACGCATAGCACTATTCTTCGGGTGTGTTGTTCATTTCCTGCCATTGCTTGCTAAATGATTTATCAGCCACGCGCGGCATTTCGCGTAAATGGCCCCAGGTACGTTTAAAGAATGTTTTAAGCAGGAAGTTTTTCATGCCGCCGCCAAAAAAATCGGTAAGCTTGCGTTTAAGCATTCCCTTTTTCCAGATGGCCCAGCCCCAGCGTTCTTTATTGGTAACCAGGTTTTCGTTAACCGCATCGCGGCGGTTAAGGAGCAACATTTTATGGATGTCGATCTTAACCGGGCAAACCTCGGTACATTTACCACACAGGCTTGAAGCATAGCTCAGGTGTTTAAAATTTTCCATCCCCTGGGTATGCGGGGTAATAATAGAGCCTATCGGGCCACTGTAAGTGGTGGCATAAGTGTGGCCTCCAATGTTTTTATAAATGGGGCAACCGTTAAGGCAGGCTCCGCAACGGATGCAGTAAAGGCCTTGCCGCTGGTCTTTTTTTGCCAGCAGATTGGTGCGGCCATTATCCAACAGCACTACGTACATTTCCTCAGGCCCGTCGGTTTCATCCGGTCGGCGCGGACCGCTTAATATGGTATTATAAACAGTAAGATTTTGCCCGGTGCCATGAGTAGACAGCATCGGCCAAAACAAGTCCAGATCAGTAATGGAAGGGATGATCTTCTCGATCCCCACAATGGCAATATGGATTTTAGGGAATGTAGTACAAAGGCGCGCGTTGCCTTCATTTTCGCTGATGGCGATGCTGCCGGTATCAGCTAACAGGAAATTGGCACCGGTGATACCTACATCGGCCTGTACATATTTTTCGCGGAGCAGCTCGCGGGCTTTCAGGGTAATTTGTTCGGGCGTTGCATCAATGGGGGTGCCAAATTTTTCGTGGAAAAGCTTCGCGATATCTTCCTTGCTGAGGTGCATAGCCGGGGTAACAATATGGTATGGCTTTTGGCCTAACAGCTGCACTATATATTCACCTAAATCGGTTTCAAGCGATTCGATTTGATTGCTCTCTAAAAACTCGTTCAGATGAATTTCTTCGGTAACCATCGATTTGGATTTCACCACGGTTTTGGCGTTGGCCTTTTTGATGATGTTCAGGATTTCACGCTGGGCCTCTTCTACATCATTAGCCCAGATCACCTTGCCGCCGCGTTTCTGAAAATTGGCCTCAAACTCCGGGAGGAACTTATCCAGGTTTTCCATCACCTTCCATTTAAGCACATGGCCTTTCTTTTTGGCATTATCTAAATTGATAATGCGCGAAAGGCCCCGCGATACCGCCGTATTGTACCGGTCAATATTGAAGTTGATGATGCGACGGTGATCGGCATCAAAAGCCTTCTCTTCCGATTTTACCAAAAATTCTTCAGCGGTTGCTCCCATATATGCGAAAGTAGGATTTTTGTTTTATTTTTTGGGTGAGTGGTTGATTAAGTTGATTATGTGAGTGGTTGTTTTTTTCTGGTGAGTGGTTGATTGGGTTGATTAGGTGAGTGGTTGTTTTTGAACAGATAATATGTTAGAAAGTTCTAAATTTGGTGAGTGGTTGTTTTTGGGCAGATAATATTTGAAATTTTCCTAAAACAAAAGAGGCGCATCACATGCGCCTCTACAAAAATATTCTTAAACGGGTTAGCTAACTACTCACTTAATTAACCCCATCAACCACCCACTATTTCCCTCCGGCAGCAGCTGCATCCACTACAGGGCGTTTATCGCGGTTGGCAAGCTCCCATCCGGTGTAAAATACCAGTTGAGCGCGTTTGGCCAGCAGCGGGAAATTGATCTTGCTTACTTCGTCGCCGGGCTGGTGGTAATCAGCGTGTACACCGTTGAAGTAGAAGATGATTGGTACGCCATGTTTTGCAAAATTATAATGATCGCTGCGGTAGTAAAACCTGTTTGGATCATTTGGGTCATCATACTTATAATCAAGTTTTAGTTTTGTATAAGTATTGTTTGCATTCTCTCCAATTTCATGCAGTTCTTTGCTTAGCATGGCCGACCCGATGGGGTACACATAATTTGCGGAATCGGGTTTGCCGATGTATTCTTCGCCAACGCGGCCAATCATATCAATGTTTAAATCGGTAATGGTATTAGCCAGCGGGAATACAGGATGGTCTGAATAATACTCAGACCCTAATAAACCTTTCTCTTCGCCAACGTTACCTAAAAACAGGATGCTACGGCGCGGACCATGGCCGTCTTTTTTAGCTTTAGCGAAAGCGCGGGCAATTTCCAGGACGCCGGTAGTACCCGAGCCATCATCGTCGGCGCCGTTGTTTACTTTATCTTTAGCCTTTTCGTCGGGGTTTAAACCGATGTGATCATAATGGGCCGAAAATACCAACACTTCATCTTTCAGATCAGTACCTGGCATATAGCCTAACACATCAACCGCTTTTACATCATTTTTTGTAGTAGCGTAGTTTATAACCACGTTGTTTTTAATGTCTGTTGCAGGAGTAGCAGATGTTGCTGAGGCAGATTTAAGATCGGCATAAGTTTTGCCGGTTGGTTTTACCAGTTCATCAGCTAATGCGGCAGTGATGTTAAACACAGGGGCATTGGTGTTTGCCGGTTTAGCTGCGTCATCTTTAATAGTTAGCCGCGGACTTGTTACGCTTTTTCCAAAGCGGGCCAGTGCGGCTGCAATACCGGGGTTAGCAGCTAATATAATAGCCGGATTTTTGCTTTGTAAGTTTTTTACAACCTTCATACGGGCATTGCTCATGCGATAGCTGGTATTTGGTGTAGCTCCTGCTTCGGGCTTATCTTCGTTGATCCAAAGTACAATTTTACCCGCCAGAGCAGTGCTGCCTATTTCGGCATCGGTACCGTAGCCAACAAAAACGATATCACTTACAGATGTACTTTTATCAGGAAACGCGCCACCTAAGTAAAAATCGGTACCATACTCAAATGATTTACCATTAACGGTGAATGCTGTTACTTTTAACGCATTTTCGGTAAGAGGAACATCAAAAAAGTACGATCCGTTAACAGGAGCCTGAAGTCCTAATTTTTTAAACTCGGCGGCTATATAGTTAGCCGCTTTTTCGGCACCTGGTTTACCCGTTTCGCGGCCTTCAAAGGCATCCGAAGCCAGGATGCTCAGGTGCTTTTTCGCATCTTCAGCAGTTATCAGCCCGGCATATTTCATTGCCGTGGCATTCTGCTGGGCACAGGCCGTCGTTGCCGAAGCCAGCGCAATGAGCAATAGTGGTAATTTATTCATTCTTTTAGTTAATAGTTCGTTGTTAGTTGATGGATCATGGTTAATAGATCATAGCCATCAGTCGGAACAAAACCAACTAATCTCTGATCTCTAACCTCCAATCTTCGGCTTAAGCACAGGCTATCTTTTCCACACGGTTAGCATGCCTGCCGCCTTCAAATTCAGTATTTAAAAAAGTAGTTACTATGGCCTTCGCTTCTTCGGGGGTAACAAAGCGGGCAGGTACGCAAACTATGTTAGCGTTGTTATGGCTGCGGGCCAGTACTGCTATTTCTTCTTTCCAGCAAATGGCTGCGCGGATGCCCTGGTGTTTGTTGGCAGTTATGGCAACGCCATTGGCTGCACCGCAAATCAGGATCCCAAGGTCGCATTCACCGCTTTCAACGGCATTCGCTACAGGATGTGCAAAATCAGGATAATCAACCGATTCGGATGAATAGGTGCCGAAATCTTTTACTTCGACAGAAGACAGTGCCTCTGTTAAAATTTGTTTGTAATCATACCCGGCGTGGTCCGAACCGATAGCTATTTTTAATCCTTGCTTCATTTATCAAAAGTATAACGTTTTATCACTTTTTAAAGGTAAGTAATTTGTTATAAACCGGCCAATTTGTAATGCTCAAAAAAAGGAACTACTTACCCGGAAAATATGCGAGTCTCGCTTTTTTGTTGTTTTCGTTCAATAAAAAAGCATGCTGCCGGTTTAAAGAAGGCAATTATGCTTTATCAAACTCCTGTTCTTTTTTGATCTTCCGTTTTTCA from Mucilaginibacter sp. SJ includes:
- a CDS encoding ROK family protein — protein: MQNCYIGIEIGGTKLQIVLADDSFIINRTFRFAVDRALGAAGIRGHIAQTITNISKEYIIKGISIGFGGPVDRGTGSIAKSHQLSGWDAFNISGWLKQEVNVPVILENDANVAALGEALKGAGRNYEHVFYVTLGSGAGAGMVINGQIYHGAKPGEAEIGHIRLNREGLTLEDSCSGWAVDKKIRTVIAQKPDGKLAQLCAGVNGGEAKILLTASEQGDAGALKILNDTAADLGFGLSHAVHLFHPDIIVLGGGLSLLGEPLRIRVQEAMQANTMTLFLPGPEVVIAELGELAVPVGAIENLRRHIG
- a CDS encoding dihydrofolate reductase family protein; this translates as MRKIILNVAVSLDSYIEGPNGEYDWCFDDQDYGLTDFFKACDAIFIGRKSYELIMRTDPKMFAAMKMYVFSDTLHDPQADNVEILRSADFKNRIEEIRSQEGRDIWLFGGAELVEAFIKKNLISELLLSVHPVILGSGKPLFTNIKERINLVLLGAEQFSSGLIQLRYIINP
- a CDS encoding LutB/LldF family L-lactate oxidation iron-sulfur protein, with amino-acid sequence MGATAEEFLVKSEEKAFDADHRRIINFNIDRYNTAVSRGLSRIINLDNAKKKGHVLKWKVMENLDKFLPEFEANFQKRGGKVIWANDVEEAQREILNIIKKANAKTVVKSKSMVTEEIHLNEFLESNQIESLETDLGEYIVQLLGQKPYHIVTPAMHLSKEDIAKLFHEKFGTPIDATPEQITLKARELLREKYVQADVGITGANFLLADTGSIAISENEGNARLCTTFPKIHIAIVGIEKIIPSITDLDLFWPMLSTHGTGQNLTVYNTILSGPRRPDETDGPEEMYVVLLDNGRTNLLAKKDQRQGLYCIRCGACLNGCPIYKNIGGHTYATTYSGPIGSIITPHTQGMENFKHLSYASSLCGKCTEVCPVKIDIHKMLLLNRRDAVNENLVTNKERWGWAIWKKGMLKRKLTDFFGGGMKNFLLKTFFKRTWGHLREMPRVADKSFSKQWQEMNNTPEE
- a CDS encoding M28 family peptidase encodes the protein MNKLPLLLIALASATTACAQQNATAMKYAGLITAEDAKKHLSILASDAFEGRETGKPGAEKAANYIAAEFKKLGLQAPVNGSYFFDVPLTENALKVTAFTVNGKSFEYGTDFYLGGAFPDKSTSVSDIVFVGYGTDAEIGSTALAGKIVLWINEDKPEAGATPNTSYRMSNARMKVVKNLQSKNPAIILAANPGIAAALARFGKSVTSPRLTIKDDAAKPANTNAPVFNITAALADELVKPTGKTYADLKSASATSATPATDIKNNVVINYATTKNDVKAVDVLGYMPGTDLKDEVLVFSAHYDHIGLNPDEKAKDKVNNGADDDGSGTTGVLEIARAFAKAKKDGHGPRRSILFLGNVGEEKGLLGSEYYSDHPVFPLANTITDLNIDMIGRVGEEYIGKPDSANYVYPIGSAMLSKELHEIGENANNTYTKLKLDYKYDDPNDPNRFYYRSDHYNFAKHGVPIIFYFNGVHADYHQPGDEVSKINFPLLAKRAQLVFYTGWELANRDKRPVVDAAAAGGK
- the rpiB gene encoding ribose 5-phosphate isomerase B, which translates into the protein MKQGLKIAIGSDHAGYDYKQILTEALSSVEVKDFGTYSSESVDYPDFAHPVANAVESGECDLGILICGAANGVAITANKHQGIRAAICWKEEIAVLARSHNNANIVCVPARFVTPEEAKAIVTTFLNTEFEGGRHANRVEKIACA